A single region of the Candidatus Woesearchaeota archaeon genome encodes:
- a CDS encoding DUF2892 domain-containing protein, translating to MKKNEGVVDRVVRGVLAVVFAVLGAVHSPWWFVLALVFGLTAVVGFCPLYALFGFSTCKNR from the coding sequence ATGAAGAAGAATGAAGGTGTTGTTGATAGGGTTGTTCGGGGCGTTTTAGCCGTGGTTTTTGCTGTGCTAGGCGCGGTGCACAGTCCGTGGTGGTTTGTGCTCGCGCTGGTGTTTGGTCTCACGGCGGTTGTTGGGTTTTGTCCCTTGTACGCGCTCTTCGGGTTTTCGACGTGCAAGAACCGATAA